From a region of the Eulemur rufifrons isolate Redbay chromosome 7, OSU_ERuf_1, whole genome shotgun sequence genome:
- the LOC138386201 gene encoding olfactory receptor 5H8-like: protein MEKENATLLTEFVLTGLTQQPEWKITLFLAFLVIYLITIVGNLGLITLIWNDPHLHIPMYLFLRYLAFVDAWLSSTVTPNMLVNFLSESQMMSLSECMVQFFSLAISLTTESFLLTSMAYDRYVAIGKPLLYPVIMTNELCIRLLVLSFLGGFLHAIIHEGLLFRLTFCNSNIIHHFFCDIIPLLKISCTDTSINYHVLYVFAGAIQAFSILTILVSYTSVLFTILKNRSVKGIRKAFSTCGAHLLSVSLYYGPLLFMYVFPESPQGNDRDMIDSLFYTVIIPFLNPIIYSLRNKQVIDSLKKTLKRKV, encoded by the coding sequence atggaaaaggaaaatgcaacATTGCTGACAGAGTTTGTTCTCACAGGACTTACTCAACAACCAGAATGGAAAATCACCCTGTTCCTGGCATTCTTGGTGATATATCTCATCACCATTGTGGGGAACCTTGGTCTGATTACTCTCATCTGGAATGACCCTCACCTGCACATCCCCATGTACTTATTCCTTAGATATTTAGCCTTTGTGGATGCTTGGTTATCTTCCACAGTGACCCCCAACATGCTGGTGAACTTCTTATCTGAGAGTCAGATGATGTCTCTCTCTGAATGCATGgtacaatttttttcccttgcaatCAGTTTAACCACAGAAAGTTTTCTCTTGACATCAATGGCGTATGATCGCTATGTAGCCATAGGCAAACCGTTACTCTATCCAGTGATTATGACCAATGAGCTATGCATCCGGTTATTAGTCTTGTCATTCCTAGGTGGATTTCTTCATGCCATAATTCATGAAGGCCTTTTATTTAGGTTAACCTTTTGTAATTCCAACATAATACATCACTTTTTCTGTGACATTATCCCATTGTTAAAGATTTCTTGTACTGACACTTCTATTAATTATCATGTGCTTTATGTTTTTGCAGGTGCAATTCAAGCTTTCAGCATTCTGACTATTCTTGTCTCTTATACATCTGTTCTCTTTACAATCTTAAAAAACAGGTCTGTCAAAGGCATAAggaaagccttctccacctgtggaGCTCACCTcttatctgtgtctttatacTATGGCCCTCTTCTCTTCATGTATGTTTTCCCTGAATCTCCACAAGGTAATGATCGAGACATGATAGACTCTCTATTTTACACTGTTATAATTCCTTTCTTAAATCCAATTATCTATAGTCTGAGAAATAAGCAAGTCATAGACTCATTGAAAAAAACATTGAAGAGAAAAGTTTAG